In the Micromonospora narathiwatensis genome, one interval contains:
- the rplS gene encoding 50S ribosomal protein L19, with protein MNILDALDAQSKRVDIPDFRAGDTVKVHARVVEGNRSRVQIFQGVVIRRQGDGLRETFSVRKVSFGVGVERTYPLNSPAIDRIEIVTRGDVRRAKLYYLRELRGKKAKIKELREKQPAS; from the coding sequence ATGAACATCCTGGACGCCCTTGACGCCCAGTCGAAGCGCGTTGACATCCCCGACTTCCGTGCTGGTGACACCGTCAAGGTGCACGCCCGGGTCGTCGAGGGCAACCGGTCCCGGGTCCAGATCTTCCAGGGCGTCGTCATCCGTCGCCAGGGTGACGGTCTGCGCGAGACCTTCTCGGTCCGCAAGGTCAGCTTCGGCGTGGGTGTGGAGCGGACCTACCCGCTGAACAGCCCGGCGATCGACCGGATCGAGATCGTCACCCGCGGTGACGTGCGCCGCGCCAAGCTCTACTACCTGCGCGAGCTGCGCGGCAAGAAGGCCAAGATCAAGGAGCTTCGCGAGAAGCAGCCGGCGAGCTGA
- the lepB gene encoding signal peptidase I, with the protein MIDEQTEKPRSSFWKELPILLGVAILVAVLVRAFVLQTFFIPSPSMENTLKIDDRVLVNKLVYDFRSPHRGEVIVFKAPTAWSGNPKGEDFIKRVIGVGGDHVVCCDRTGPQERLVINGKPIDEPFIFPGNKPADQDFDITVPQGRLWVMGDHREASGDSLEHWQQSGEDINEATIPEDQVVGRAFTIFWPPSRATWLTVPKQFDGIPNS; encoded by the coding sequence GTGATCGACGAGCAGACCGAAAAACCGCGCAGCTCCTTCTGGAAGGAGTTGCCCATCCTCCTGGGCGTGGCGATCCTGGTCGCAGTGCTGGTACGTGCCTTCGTGCTGCAGACCTTCTTCATCCCGTCGCCGTCCATGGAGAACACTCTCAAGATCGACGATCGGGTGCTGGTCAACAAACTGGTCTACGACTTCCGCTCGCCGCACCGGGGCGAGGTGATCGTCTTCAAGGCGCCCACCGCCTGGAGCGGCAACCCGAAGGGCGAGGACTTCATCAAGCGGGTGATCGGCGTCGGCGGCGACCACGTGGTCTGCTGCGACCGCACCGGCCCGCAGGAGCGGCTGGTCATCAACGGCAAGCCGATCGACGAGCCGTTCATCTTCCCGGGCAACAAGCCGGCCGACCAGGACTTCGACATCACCGTGCCGCAGGGGCGGCTCTGGGTGATGGGCGATCACCGGGAGGCCTCCGGCGACTCCCTGGAGCACTGGCAGCAGTCCGGCGAGGACATCAACGAGGCCACCATCCCCGAGGACCAGGTGGTCGGCCGGGCCTTCACGATCTTCTGGCCGCCCAGCCGGGCGACCTGGCTCACCGTGCCGAAGCAGTTCGACGGGATCCCCAATTCCTGA